The DNA segment TGCCGTTCCACCCTGTCACAAAACTCGCCTTGGCCCGGTCTCAATACATGAGATCACACCCTGCGTACGCAGCGAGCCTGGATCTCAGATTTGACAACCTCTAGTACACGCTCACGGGCCATGGAGCGAGAGGAGCGAGAGATGAAGCTCACAATCTTCGCGGCGACCGGCGGTATCGGTCGGCAAGCCCTCGAGCAGGCCGTCGCCGCAGGTCACGAGGTCACAGCAGTCGTACGAAACCCGAAGAAGCTGTCCGCAA comes from the bacterium genome and includes:
- a CDS encoding NAD(P)H-binding protein, which gives rise to MKLTIFAATGGIGRQALEQAVAAGHEVTAVVRNPKKLSA